TATTGGCTTTTTTTATGTAAATTATTTGAATATTAAGGAGAGATGGCTGAGCGGCTGAAAGCGACAGGTTGCTAACCTGTTATACGTTATTTTAGCGTATCGAGGGTTCGAATCCCTCTCTCTCCGCACTGAAGAAAAATCGCTTTTATTTTCAATCTTAGAGAGTATGTTATATGGCTCTTTATATGAAATATTAGCGATTTTTTTATTGCTAATTTCAGCGTTCCAAAGTAAGGTTATTAGAGTATTTCGCTGTTCGTCTGGTTTTTTAGATAAAAACTCTTTTTGCATTGTTTTAGGCTCTAAAAATGCATTTCTTATCCGTTCCAAAGTAGTATTATCCTGGTTAGATTTTTTAGTTTTTAACTCTTCCATATCTCTAGTGATAAGGACTAGCTCGTTGTCTATTGCTTGGCTCTTAGCCCTATAGTCGGCCTCTAAAACAATTTTATCTAGGTAGCTATCAAGTAATACTCTTTTGCGTTCATTAAGCGTTTTGACCCGATTATCCAGGTTTAAAATAGCCTCGTCTAAATAGGATATAGCCGAAGAGCTTTCTTTTAACTTAGCCTTATAGACCAGATTAACTATTCTTTCATTAAAGACCAGTTTATCAAAAATAGTATTTAATTCTTTAGATAAATATTCTTCTTTGATATAGGCCTTATGCTCATTACAGATATTTTTGCCATTCGTGCAATAGTAATATGTTAGTCGTCCTTTCTTTTTAGTGGCTGTTAGCAGACAGCCACACTTAGCACATCTGAGCATTCCTCTGAAAGCGAAAGGAATATTTTGTTTTTTGATATGAGATTTTTTAGTCAGCATTTCTTGCACCTCGTCAAATAGTTTTTTAGAAATTAACGGCTCATGCTTGCCTTCGTAAAGTTGCCCGTGCTTTTCCATAATTCCGCAGTAGAAAGAATCGGACAGCATTTTATGAATCTTACTCTTATGATATTTATTATGCGCCCGACTGCGGAATCCCTCTTTAAATAAAGTATCTGATATTTCTTTTACGCTATATTTTCCAGTTTTGTATAACTCAAATATTTTAACAATATATTTTCCTCTCGCCTTATCAATAATAATTTTAGAATCTTTATTTAGATAACCGATTGGGGCTAAATTAGGCCAACCCCCTTTTTCCAGTTTAGCCTTAATACCTCTTTTTACATTTTTGCTTAAATCTAAAATATATTGATTAGCCATTCCACTTTCCACGTTGAATAACAAAGCGTTATCACCGGGCAGATATTGTCTTTCCATTGTTTGAATTATTTTTAGTTGGTTTTGCTGTAATAGCCATTGAATAGTTGCACTATCAATCGGATTGCGAGAAAGCCTGTCTATTTTCCAACAGATAACCCCGTCAATTTGCCCTCGCTTGATCAAATTGATAAGCTCGGTGAATTGCGGACGGTTATCAGGTTTTTTGGCGGACTTACTTTCTCGAAAAGTTTTAACCACATTTAAGTCTAGGCTTTCGGCTAGGCTTGTCATTTCTTTCTCTTGTGAATCTAGAGAAAGAATTTGCCGACTGCTGTCCTCGGTAGATTTTCGGCAGTAGAGAGCATATTTGGTTTTTGTGTCATTTGTAGTCATATTATTAGGTTTTATGGTATAATTTAAATATATTAATTTAGTTAAACTTTATGCCATTAATTAAATGTTTAGAGTGCGGTCAGGAAATTTCCGACCAGGCTCCCAGCTGCCCGCATTGTGGCTATGTTTTTAAACAAGAGCCAGCTAATCAAACTGTTGCGGTTAATGGAGTGCCAGATCTTAATATTGAAAAAATTGTTAAAACTGGCAAAACTTGGAAAATGTTAAAATTGATTTCTTGGGTTGGCGGAGTAATTGGACTTTTAATGGCTCTTGGCAGTAGCGATGGCTCATTTGCTAAAACTTTCGGATGGACTCTTCTTATTGCCTGTGTCATATTATTTATTGTCGCTAAGTTTGGTAATTGGTGGGAAAGGGGTTAATTATAAATATTTTTTTAAATCCTTTAACTTCGGTTAGAGGATTTTTGTATTCAAAAAGGGCAGTCCTGATTCACCCAACTCCAAATTAACCAAAGGCTAACTTATCGTATGGCAGAACTGCCCATTTCGAGCGACAAATAAGGTTTTTAATAAAAAAACCTTTGGCAGCAATGGAATTGAGTGAATACTATTAATATACTAAAGAACAAGCTAAAAATCAATATCGTCTATGGATAAGCCAGTTAATAGCTGGCTTATTTCTTTATCCAAATCAGGATTATCAGATAAATCATATTGCTGATAATTAAACCAACGGAGAAAGTTTTGCGGTTGTCCGATTGTATCTCTAATATCGCTATTGTTATATTCCGTTTCGCCATCATATTTATAGATTAAAGAATTGGCAGGCAGTTTTGATTCTACAAGCGACACGACTTCCACAAATGAATTTTCTTGCGGTTTAAGCAGTCCTTTACTAGCGATATATTTCTTCTGCCGAGGGAAGTCATTTTCAAAGACCGATTTTTGAATGTATTTAATAAAGTAGAAGATTATCTTTTTTAATTGTGCCTGATCTTTGACCTTATTAAAGTTTTTGTCTTTCCCGCCGACCATTATTCGGCCTTGCCCCCAGATTTTATACATTCGCCGATAAACATTTTTGATATATGGAAGATTAAAGAAAATCATATGATAGTGAATCGCTTTTCTTTTCTGTAGTTCAAAGACCGCTAGATATTTTAAATTACTTTGTTTTAAATCTTTGCCCTCAATAGCGTTGGTTTCATAGTTAAGCCGTCTGATAAACTTGGTAAATTCATAATTAGCTTTCTTTAAGTTAGTAATGTTCTTGGCAAAAGTCAGAGTTAAAGTAATTGGCAGATAAGGTTTCCCCTTATCCTTAAACCATAAAAAGCAATTAGCCATAATTAGCCGTTTAATCATTCGTCTTGCCCGACGAGCGGAAAACTTTAATTTTTCTTCGGCAGTAGCTTTAGGCCTATCTGTCTGCAAGGCCTTTTCTTCTTCTGTTTTGATATGTCTGATTTTTCTACCCAGATTAATATCCCGGCCGAATTGATATATCTCAAGCAAGGAGCCTGATTTAACCAATTTACGATTAGATAAGTATTTATTATCTTGTTGTTTCATATATTTGTTATTATCTATTTCTAATTAGAAGTTCTTTTAACAAGGATAACTTTTTTCTTTTCGGCTCCCCCTACGGGGGAACCGCCGAAAAGAAAAAAAGAGTTATTCCTTGCTAGAAAGAGAATCGTATAAATTAACTAAAGATTTCAAAAAAGATTCCGCCTCGTCAGGAGTTATTTGTCGCTCGTATAGTCCGCTAAAGTATTCCCGAGCTTCCGATATCAGTTGTTTGTCATAAATTGCCATAAAAAAACTACCAATATTTTTTCTATTGGTAGTTTACGGAAATGGCCTTACCCCGAATTACGGGTAAAGAGTATTAAATTGTAGTAGTCTAGCTAATATTTCAAATAATTAGGGTTAATTTTACACCAAGCCTTAGTACCAGTGTGTGATTCAATAAAACCAATTACTCTATTATCAGTATCAGTTTGGATTTTCTGATTCAAATGTTCGCAGGCACGATAGAATTTACGCCAGTCTTTGGTTTTATCGTAATCGGCGAACTCGTCCATTCTTTTAGCAACATCTTTAAAATAGACTTCCTCTGATATATCCTCGTTTTCAAATATAGCTTCAAGAATATAATGATCGATAGACCTATCAGCAAGACGAGAGATTTTTATTCTCGTCCCATTGATAATTAGAAGACTATCATCTTTATCAAAAGTAATCGGAGGATTAGGCTTATTGCCTTTTAAAAACTCTTTAGCATCTAATTCACTGAATATATAAGAGCTAACGACCGCCAGGCAATTCAGGCAATAGACTGGAAGAATCAAGGAAAGCGATTTTTCCTCGTTTTTATCCTTATATCTGAAAGGCAGTGAAGTTGTTGATAGCTCTTTTATAACTTGCGTAATTTCTTTGGACTTATCAGGATTATCTTTTGTTTCTTCTTTTGCCTTACTCACTGCCTCGTGGATAATAGCAAGATAGCCCAAACTGACAGGAAGTTGTAGCTCTATAGGGCTAAACGGCCGAGAGTCTTTAATAATAGCCGAGGCAATATTATGCTCCTTGGTAAAAACATCTTTGCTAGGCCAAGTATTTGGATTTTCTGGGTCAAAGGCGACTTTGTTAGATAAGTGGTCATCAAATTCGTCATCGGTCATTTTTACGATAATATCTTTCTGGCTTTCAAAATAGGCAAATTGGTCTTTCATTATTGCCTTAATAGCCGGCTCTGTTTTTATAAACTCAACAAAATCATAAATAACCAGGGAGCCATTAAAAGTGCCTAGTTTTTCTTGGTATTCGGAGATAAAAGACTCTAGTTTATTTTTGATTCCGTCAGATTTCATTGTTATTTTTACTTTATATTAGATAAAAAAATAGATTTATTAATTTATTGCTATTTTTTTAGAAAAGATATTTAATACAATTTTTTGTATTAACTTGCCTTTTATATTTAATAGTGCTATTATGAAGGATATTAATAATTTACACCTATATGATAAGAAAAGTAAAATTTAGCAATTTCTATTCTTTTCAAAAAGAACAAGAAATTAATTTTTTAGCGAGCAAAAAAAAGACTTATGATTATTTTACATCAAAGTCTGAAGATCAAATAACTAAAGTCGCCGGTTTTATTGGTGGTAATGCTTCTGGCAAAACAAATGTGATGAGACTTTTTAGTTTTTTGAGTTATTTTGTGTGCAGAAATGTAGAAAAGGAAAATACACTTGTTAAAGATATTGCTTATAAAACATTTTTTAATAACGAGGAAAAATCTCACTTTTATATTGAGTTTGAGTCTGATGATTATATATTTTACTATGATGTAAATATAAAGAAAAATATAATTTTGCAGGAATCTCTTTCTGCAAAAAAAATTGAAAAAAATTCAAGAGTTATAAAAATATTTTCTAGAGAAGATCATCATATTGTCAATTTGGATAAAAAATATTTTAAAAATATTGTAGTAAATTCAATTCCAAAAATAAGAGAAGACGTTTCTTTTATTGCCTTTGTTAAAAAAATGTCTTATTCCGTAGATATAATAGATAAAGTTTATAATTATTTTCTTAATTTTAAGACAAATATTAATGAAAGAGGGGAAATCAATAATGATTTTCATCAAATTAAAACACTGCAGACTTATTTGCAAGATAAAGAATTAAAAGAAGAAATGGAAACATTTATTAGAAACTTTGATATTGGTTTAAGTGGATTTAAAATCAAGAAAGAAGAAAAAAAAGATGGGATTGTTGTTTCAGTAAGAGGCATACATACAACGAATTCAAAAAACAATGAATTAGATTTAAGCTACGAGTCCAGAGGGACACAATCTTTATTTTTTGCAATGGCAAATATTTTAAGTGCTTTGAAAAATAGCAGTATTATAATTATAGATGAAATTGAATCCGGGTTTCATCCAGAGGCATTAAACAAATTAATTGGATATTTTATTGATGAAAATTTAGACAAAACTGCCCAATTAATTTTTTCATCCCATTCCCTTGGTTTTATGAATAAACTGGATATGCATCAAATATTTTTGACAGAAAAAAATAATAAAAGTGAAAGTTCTGTTTTAAGATTGAATAAAATTAAAGGGATTAGACCAGATGAAAATTTTTTATCAAAATATATGTCCGGTGTTTATGGAGCTTTTCCAAAAATTAGGGTATAAAACATATGAAATACTCTTTTTTAGTTTTTGGAGAAGGTGGCGGTGATAAAAAATTTTTAATTAAATTAATTGATCTAGATAAATTTAAATTCCACACAAAAAATTGGGTTCCGAATTATGGCAATGCTTCAGGCGGATCTCCAAGAAATATTTTAGAGCAATGCAAAGGGGCTGTTTCTGGTAGGGCATACGATTTGGTTTTGTGTTTTATTGATTTAGATAAACTAAAAAGCGATTTCCCCAAACAGTGGCAAAAAGAAAAGGATAAATTGGAACAAGATTTTTCAGAGTTTGTAATAATTTGGCAACTAGATAAAGCAGAAGATGAGTATAAGAGAGTTTTAGGCGAGTTAAAACATGGTAAGTTTAAATTAAATATAGTGGCCAGAAAAAGTGTTGAAAAGTTCATTAATTCCGAACTATGGAAAAGAATTATTCAACCAATAAAAGATAAAGAATTGGAATTAGAAAACAAAAGAAAAGAAGGTAAATTATAAAAATATATGCACGATAATATTAAATGGGCTAATTCAACATATAAATGTCCACACTGTAAAGCTTTAGCAACATTTTCATGTGAGTTTAGCGCTAAGGGATATTTTAATGGTATTTATTATCCGATAAGTGTCTGGCGTTGCCATTATTGCGATAGAGCCATTTTTATTAAAAACGAGCCAACGAGATATGAAAATGACAGTAAACAATTGCAAATTGAAATTGTTTTTCCATCCGATGAGCCAGAAGTTGATAAAAGAGTCCCGGAAGGGATAGCTAATGATTATATTGAAGCAGTAAAATGTTTTAATATCTCTTCTTATAAGGCTAGTGTTGTTATGGCCAGAAGATCTATCCAGAAAATGTGTGTTAATTTAGGTGCAGATAAAAATAAAAAATTATATCAACAAATTGACGAACTTAAGAATGCAGGAAAACTTCACCCAGATTTGGCAGATATTGCTACCGAAGTGCGATTTTTAGGTAATGATGGTGCTCATCCCGAAAATGACGGGTTGGATGAAATAATAATTGAAGATGCTAAAGAAATTCTAGATTTTACATTAGAATTACTTGATGATTTGTATGTAAGACCGGAAAAGGTTAAAGAAATGAAAAGCAAAAGAGTGGCAAAACAAGTCACGGCTCAAGCTCAATAGAAACTATAAAAAAATAATTAGTTTTGGCGATTTCAATTAAAAATCGTTCCAAGTGCGTCCCACCCTCTCCGCAGATTAA
This Candidatus Margulisiibacteriota bacterium DNA region includes the following protein-coding sequences:
- a CDS encoding zinc ribbon domain-containing protein, with the protein product MPLIKCLECGQEISDQAPSCPHCGYVFKQEPANQTVAVNGVPDLNIEKIVKTGKTWKMLKLISWVGGVIGLLMALGSSDGSFAKTFGWTLLIACVILFIVAKFGNWWERG
- a CDS encoding ATP-binding protein; translated protein: MIRKVKFSNFYSFQKEQEINFLASKKKTYDYFTSKSEDQITKVAGFIGGNASGKTNVMRLFSFLSYFVCRNVEKENTLVKDIAYKTFFNNEEKSHFYIEFESDDYIFYYDVNIKKNIILQESLSAKKIEKNSRVIKIFSREDHHIVNLDKKYFKNIVVNSIPKIREDVSFIAFVKKMSYSVDIIDKVYNYFLNFKTNINERGEINNDFHQIKTLQTYLQDKELKEEMETFIRNFDIGLSGFKIKKEEKKDGIVVSVRGIHTTNSKNNELDLSYESRGTQSLFFAMANILSALKNSSIIIIDEIESGFHPEALNKLIGYFIDENLDKTAQLIFSSHSLGFMNKLDMHQIFLTEKNNKSESSVLRLNKIKGIRPDENFLSKYMSGVYGAFPKIRV
- a CDS encoding DUF4145 domain-containing protein, with the protein product MHDNIKWANSTYKCPHCKALATFSCEFSAKGYFNGIYYPISVWRCHYCDRAIFIKNEPTRYENDSKQLQIEIVFPSDEPEVDKRVPEGIANDYIEAVKCFNISSYKASVVMARRSIQKMCVNLGADKNKKLYQQIDELKNAGKLHPDLADIATEVRFLGNDGAHPENDGLDEIIIEDAKEILDFTLELLDDLYVRPEKVKEMKSKRVAKQVTAQAQ